AACCCGTTTTTAAAAGACATCATTGCACATGATTCAAAAACTCCAAATTCAGATTGGATTACGATACAAGATCCATCTTACGTCAAATTAATTTTCAATGCCTTGGGAGATAGAGATACGAAAAACATTCTAAATGCTGTTTTAGATCAGCCAAGAATTATTTCAGAAATCCTTCAAATTGCAGAGATGCCACAAACCTCTGGTTATAGAAAAGTAAACGCCTTGATTGATAATGGTTTGCTAATAGTTCAAGGATATGTAACCATGTTTGATAGAACAAGGGTAAAAAAATACAGATCAATTTTTGAAAATGTAGAAATTAACATAGAAAAAAACAATATTGTTATTAAAATTCTGCCTTCAAAAAAACCATAGTCAACCTAATCCGGATTTGAATCCGGTAAGACTTGTTATTGTAAGAATCTAGTTTGTGTATGTATAAAGCCCGATCTTGTTTTGGACCCAAAATCAAAACAGTATTCACCTGAAATAATATGATGACAAAGCTGTTAGTTAACCATGTTAGTGAACAATGTGTCGCAATTCTTTATTAATCAACTGTAGTAGCAATGATGAAATGAACACAAAACATCTAAACAGCAATACAAAGTTGCTTGCAATGATTCTAGGTGTAGCAGTGATTGCTACAGTTGGAACAACATTAGCATTTGCACAGACTGCTGGAACAACTTCTGGGACAACTTCCCCAACTACACCCCTACAGATACAAGGATCTGTTAATCTTCAACAGATGCTTTTGTCTAGTGTCCATACAAAGTTCACCGATGCGGCAAACACTGCTGCAGGCGCTGTAACTAATGGACAGGTGTTAGGAGGAAGTTTGACAGTGATCCAAGGATCTGTCGTCTACAGCTTTAGAGTGTTTGATGGTACAAACATCTACTCTGTAATAGTAGACGCAGGAGACGGCAAAGTGTTAAACACTTCGCTAGGCCATCCAATGCATCTAGGAGAACTTCTTGGTGGTGGACATGAAATGCGTGGACACCACATGGGAGGCAATGCATGGAAATCACAACAACCATCCACCACAACACCATCTACTACAGCTCCATCAACAGGAACTCAGTAGATCCAATTTTTTTTATTTTAGTATATGATTTGATGGATTAATTGGTCCTACTTTTCATAAAAACTAGTGAGAGTTTTCATTTGAGCGTACTTGCAACAGGAATTCCATCTGCCCAGTAAAATCCAGTCTGGCCAGACGGCAATATGTCATATGTATAGGTACCATTGTATGGCACCTGTTCTGCACTTTTTATTTTAGAGCCATCAAGTGTATCTCCTACCAACAAATCTCCAAAGAGTCTGCCATCTGCTGTTGGATGATTTGGTGAGACGTACAGCTCTCTCTTGTCAGCCAAAACTAGATGAACCATGATATGATTTTGAGTAACCAGAGTTCTTCCTGTCTTTAATATTATTCCAGCTTGCTTGTGACCAGAATTATTTTGTGTCAATACAGTCATTCCAACCTTTAGATCCTTGACATTGACAGGACCGTTTGGCGTATCAATTACAGTGTTTTCAGAAAGACAGATGGGGCATGGCCTATTTTGATATTCTTTTTTAAGAAATGTAGCAGTACCGTTACTAATCTTGACAAGTGTCAGCTCAACAGTACAACCATTGCTTGCACTATCTCCAATGTGCAAAGTTATCGGGTAACCAACATTTGTTGCAAGAGGATATTCTCGAAAATCCAAACCCTGAATATTATCTGGAAAGATCTTTTTCACAAGTAACGGACCTTCTCTTTGGCCTTCAATGAGCGTTACAAGGATTCCAGTATTTTCTTGGGTTTTTGCCCAGCCGAGTCTTACAAGTTTTGCAGCAGTTAATGATCGTACACAAGCTGGAGAACTGTCTTTGGTTTTGATAACTAGCTGAAGACCTTCTTTGCACTTTACATCTTGTGCTGCAATTCCTGATTTGAATTGCTTTAGTGGAGATAATACGTTTTCATTTACTATTTTGGTTCCTGTATTGTTATCAGATATTGTAAACAAGAATGATTTCGAGATGATTTTTACGGTTTCTGGCTGGTTTTGGTCTGCTTGATTTCTCACGGTGTATGGAATCGTTACAGTTGCATTTGCAGTTCCAGCTACTGTTGCCCTATAGGTAAGGGCTGAACCAGGACTAGTTATTGTAATTTTCTCACCAGATTCAATTTTTTGTAACATGACAATCATTGGACATATTATTTGGTTTTGGTTAATTGTAACATGATTATCAAAGACTACAGAGAACGGTCCGTCACAAACGCCATGTTGAAGTAATATCTGATTTGGAGAATTGTTTGCTAGAGTTACATTGACTGTGAATGTGTCTCCGACTTTGATTGTAGGCGGTTGCACTTGGATATTTTGAATCCCTACATTTTTTGTCACGTCAGCAAATGCGGTATTGCTAACAATAGCAAGACTTGAAGCAAGAATTACAATTATGTATAGATGTAGAGTTTTCATGTGTAAGAGATGGTACTGTTATCACGTTTAGGGATTGCTTACAAATTGTATTATTTGGCTTGGGTAAAACCCAGATATTATTCTGTAATAATTTCAAACCCACGCTAGTGACATCACTAGTGGGATTATACCACCCATAAGGGCTTTTGGACTCGGTTTATTCATAAAATCTGGGTTGTGCTGGTCAGATGGTTTTTGAGATGACATTTAGATCTATTATTACCTAATTATTCATTACACACAAGCGAATCAGATTCAACCAATTCCCTTTTACAAAATTCAAATAAAACCATAGGGTTGACAAAGGCTAAAAAAAAGAAACTCAGACGAGTCGCTAAAAGACGTACTGTCAGAAAGACAAGATACACGTCAAAGGTTTCCTATCGTTTAAAGGAGATTCCAATAAAACAGATTCAGGTCTGGAAAGAGGCTCAGGCAAGAAAGCTTGACAGGGCGGGAATTTCAGAACTATCAAAGTCAATTAGAACAGAGGGACTGCAAAATCCTCCAATGGTACAAAAAGAAGGAAATAGGTATCTTTTGATGTCAGGACAACGTAGATTGGCTGCACTGAAAAGACTGGGTGCAAAAAAGATTCCTGTTTTGGTTTTGACCAGAAAAACAGAATATGACACACCAGATGCCAAGGCGGCTTCTGTTGT
This genomic stretch from Nitrosopumilaceae archaeon harbors:
- a CDS encoding Hint domain-containing protein, which codes for MKTLHLYIIVILASSLAIVSNTAFADVTKNVGIQNIQVQPPTIKVGDTFTVNVTLANNSPNQILLQHGVCDGPFSVVFDNHVTINQNQIICPMIVMLQKIESGEKITITSPGSALTYRATVAGTANATVTIPYTVRNQADQNQPETVKIISKSFLFTISDNNTGTKIVNENVLSPLKQFKSGIAAQDVKCKEGLQLVIKTKDSSPACVRSLTAAKLVRLGWAKTQENTGILVTLIEGQREGPLLVKKIFPDNIQGLDFREYPLATNVGYPITLHIGDSASNGCTVELTLVKISNGTATFLKKEYQNRPCPICLSENTVIDTPNGPVNVKDLKVGMTVLTQNNSGHKQAGIILKTGRTLVTQNHIMVHLVLADKRELYVSPNHPTADGRLFGDLLVGDTLDGSKIKSAEQVPYNGTYTYDILPSGQTGFYWADGIPVASTLK
- a CDS encoding transcriptional regulator, which produces MSQTHKMHERVENPFLKDIIAHDSKTPNSDWITIQDPSYVKLIFNALGDRDTKNILNAVLDQPRIISEILQIAEMPQTSGYRKVNALIDNGLLIVQGYVTMFDRTRVKKYRSIFENVEINIEKNNIVIKILPSKKP
- a CDS encoding PepSY domain-containing protein, whose protein sequence is MNTKHLNSNTKLLAMILGVAVIATVGTTLAFAQTAGTTSGTTSPTTPLQIQGSVNLQQMLLSSVHTKFTDAANTAAGAVTNGQVLGGSLTVIQGSVVYSFRVFDGTNIYSVIVDAGDGKVLNTSLGHPMHLGELLGGGHEMRGHHMGGNAWKSQQPSTTTPSTTAPSTGTQ